The following are encoded in a window of Mustela nigripes isolate SB6536 chromosome 3, MUSNIG.SB6536, whole genome shotgun sequence genomic DNA:
- the TSPYL5 gene encoding testis-specific Y-encoded-like protein 5, whose translation MSGRSRGRKSSRAKSRGKGRGKARVRAAPADAPRDPDPPQCQRLGEETQAAQVQAGAGWGGLETAAPAPSRRPGEDAACRLPLDCGLALRARAAGDRGQAATRSGPGKATSLSERLATDTVFVGTVGSVGRPKNGPRVGNRRGPAGKKAPETCSTAGRGPQAIAGGKLKKGATGENVSVPVVEEKKVEKDAGSGPPATDGSMDTLETVQLKLETMNAQADRAYLRLSRKFGQLRLHHLERRNLLIQNIPGFWGQAFQNHPQLSSFLNNQDKEVLSYLNSLEVEELGLARLGYKIKFYFGRNPYFQNKVLIKEYGCGPSGQVVSRSTPIQWLPGHDLQSLSQGNPDNSRSFFGWFSNHSSIESDKIVEIINEELWPNPLQYYLMSEGARAEKGKEGRQGPARQPVETPEPGANKSN comes from the coding sequence ATGAGCGGCCGAAGTCGGGGTAGAAAGTCTTCCCGCGCCAAAAGCCGGGGCAAAGGCCGCGGCAAGGCCCGAGTCCGCGCTGCTCCTGCCGACGCCCCCCGCGACCCGGACCCGCCACAGTGCCAGAGGCTCGGGGAGGAAACCCAGGCGGCACAGGTGCAGGCTGGCGCGGGTTGGGGTGGCCTGGAAACCGCTGCGCCCGCGCCATCCCGTCGGCCCGGGGAGGACGCTGCCTGCCGGCTCCCCCTGGACTGTGGCCTCGCGCTCCGGGCCCGAGCTGCGGGGGATCGCGGGCAGGCCGCGACTAGGTCCGGCCCAGGGAAGGCCACATCCCTCTCGGAGCGCCTAGCAACAGACACTGTCTTCGTGGGAACCGTGGGAAGCGTGGGAAGGCCTAAAAATGGCCCCCGCGTTGGAAATCGGCGTGGCCCTGCCGGGAAGAAGGCCCCAGAAACCTGTAGCACGGCGGGGAGGGGGCCGCAGGCCATAGCCGGTGGGAAGCTGAAGAAGGGGGCCACAGGCGAGAATGTCTCCGTCCCCGTGGTAGAGGAAAAGAAGGTGGAGAAGGATGCAGGGTCAGGGCCCCCGGCGACAGATGGCAGCATGGATACGCTGGAGACCGTCCAGCTGAAGCTGGAGACCATGAACGCCCAGGCAGACAGGGCCTACCTTCGGCTCTCGCGGAAGTTTGGGCAGTTGCGACTGCATCACTTAGAGCGCAGGAACCTCCTCATCCAGAATATCCCGGGCTTCTGGGGACAAGCTTTTCAGAACCACCCCCAGCTATCATCCTTTCTGAACAACCAAGACAAAGAGGTTCTCAGCTACCTGAACAGCTTGGAAGTGGAAGAGCTTGGCCTTGCCAGACTGGGCTACAAAATCAAGTTCTACTTTGGGCGCAACCCCTATTTCCAAAATAAGGTGCTCATCAAGGAATATGGGTGTGGGCCTTCGGGTCAGGTGGTGTCTCGTTCTACTCCAATCCAGTGGCTCCCAGGGCATGATCTCCAGTCCTTAAGCCAGGGGAACCCCGACAACAGCCGTAGCTTCTTTGGGTGGTTTTCAAACCACAGCTCCATTGAGTCTGACAAGATTGTGGAGATAATCAACGAAGAACTGTGGCCCAATCCCCTGCAGTACTACCTTATGAGTGAAGGGGCCCGtgctgagaaaggaaaggaaggcaggcaaGGTCCAGCAAGGCAGCCAGTGGAGACCCCAGAGCCTGGGGCAAACAAGTCCAACTGA